One stretch of Rhizobium rhizoryzae DNA includes these proteins:
- a CDS encoding CheR family methyltransferase, whose protein sequence is MSLAARQVSQSPDDRLSRRNFDRLAKFIYKYSGIKMPVTKATMLEGRLRKRLRVCNIATFDDYCDYLFDHNGLEREAIFLIDAVTTNKTDFFREPKHFEYLIDTALPDLLRDVPGKLRVWSAACSIGAEPYTLAMVLSEALGSRDPNLDYQIIATDLSTEVLETARKAIYPVGMVDPVPHHLRRKYVLDHVDRDRGEVRIDVSLRRKVGFGRLNLMDEAYPVRDLQHIIFCRNVLIYFDKPTQKHVLSNLCDCLIPGGYLFIGHSESATGLDLPIKQVANTIFKRI, encoded by the coding sequence GTGAGCTTAGCAGCCAGGCAGGTTTCCCAGTCTCCGGATGACCGTTTAAGCAGGCGGAATTTCGATCGTCTGGCGAAGTTCATCTACAAATATAGCGGCATCAAGATGCCCGTTACCAAGGCGACCATGCTGGAGGGCCGGCTTCGAAAGCGCCTGCGCGTGTGCAATATCGCCACGTTCGACGACTATTGCGATTATCTCTTCGACCATAACGGGCTGGAAAGAGAAGCAATCTTCCTCATCGACGCGGTGACGACCAACAAGACTGACTTCTTTCGTGAGCCAAAGCATTTCGAGTATCTCATCGACACGGCCCTGCCGGATCTCTTGAGAGATGTTCCGGGAAAGCTGAGGGTCTGGAGTGCTGCCTGCTCGATCGGTGCCGAGCCGTATACGCTAGCCATGGTGCTTTCCGAAGCACTCGGATCACGTGACCCGAACCTGGATTACCAGATCATCGCCACCGATCTTTCCACGGAAGTGCTGGAGACAGCCCGGAAAGCGATCTATCCGGTGGGCATGGTTGATCCCGTACCCCATCATCTTCGACGGAAATACGTGCTGGATCATGTCGACCGGGACAGAGGAGAAGTCCGGATCGACGTATCGCTCCGTCGCAAGGTTGGCTTTGGACGTTTGAACCTGATGGATGAAGCCTATCCCGTCCGGGATTTGCAGCACATCATCTTCTGCCGGAATGTGCTGATCTATTTCGACAAGCCTACGCAAAAGCACGTCCTCTCCAACCTTTGCGATTGCTTAATTCCAGGGGGTTATCTTTTTATCGGCCACTCCGAATCTGCCACAGGGCTCGATCTGCCGATCAAGCAGGTCGCGAACACCATCTTCAAGCGAATCTGA
- the ccoS gene encoding cbb3-type cytochrome oxidase assembly protein CcoS, with translation MNMLIYLIPVALALGGLGLAAFLWSLKSGQYDDLDGAAWRVLEDDGPKS, from the coding sequence ATGAACATGCTGATTTATCTTATCCCGGTCGCTCTGGCTTTGGGTGGATTGGGTCTTGCAGCGTTCCTCTGGTCGCTGAAGAGCGGCCAGTATGATGATCTGGATGGCGCGGCCTGGCGGGTGCTGGAAGACGACGGGCCGAAATCCTGA
- a CDS encoding protein-glutamate methylesterase/protein-glutamine glutaminase, whose protein sequence is MKKKIRVLIVDDSASIRQTLTKILSEDDEIEVIGAATDPFMAARKIRDEIPDVITLDVEMPQMDGITFLRKLMSQHPIPVVMCSSLTEQGSETLMQALEAGAVDIILKPKIGAADQLAESAERVRTAVKGAARARMNKLKRFRSEAPSPVQEKLTADVILPPPTGGAMAKTTEMVVCVGASTGGTEALREMLETLPANAPGIIIVQHMPEKFTAAFAKRLNGLCEVEVKEAEDGDPVLRGHVLIAPGDKHMLLERRGARYHVSVRTGPLVSRHRPSVDVLFRSAARAAGANAMGVIMTGMGDDGARGMEEMHQAGAFTLAQDEASSVVFGMPKEAIARGGVDRIVSLQQIAQEIMAADRRR, encoded by the coding sequence ATGAAGAAAAAGATCCGAGTTCTGATCGTCGACGACTCCGCCAGCATCCGGCAGACACTCACCAAGATCCTGTCCGAAGATGATGAAATCGAGGTGATCGGTGCGGCTACCGATCCGTTCATGGCAGCACGAAAAATCCGAGATGAGATCCCGGATGTCATCACGCTTGATGTGGAGATGCCGCAGATGGACGGGATCACCTTCCTGCGCAAGCTGATGTCCCAGCATCCGATCCCGGTGGTCATGTGCTCCTCGCTGACCGAACAGGGCTCGGAGACCCTGATGCAGGCTCTGGAGGCAGGCGCAGTCGACATCATCCTGAAACCAAAGATCGGCGCAGCCGATCAACTTGCCGAAAGCGCCGAGCGCGTCCGAACCGCCGTCAAGGGCGCCGCCCGGGCCCGGATGAACAAACTGAAGCGTTTCCGGAGCGAGGCTCCCAGCCCGGTCCAGGAAAAGCTGACTGCCGATGTAATCCTTCCACCGCCCACCGGGGGGGCGATGGCAAAAACGACCGAGATGGTCGTGTGCGTCGGTGCTTCCACCGGCGGCACGGAGGCGCTGCGCGAAATGCTGGAAACCTTACCTGCCAACGCGCCCGGCATCATCATCGTGCAGCATATGCCAGAGAAATTTACCGCGGCTTTCGCCAAGCGCCTCAACGGTTTATGCGAAGTCGAGGTGAAGGAAGCAGAGGATGGCGATCCGGTTCTGCGGGGTCATGTACTGATTGCACCCGGCGACAAGCACATGCTGCTTGAGCGTCGTGGCGCACGTTACCATGTTTCTGTACGTACCGGTCCGCTTGTCAGCCGCCACCGACCATCCGTCGATGTTCTGTTTCGCTCCGCCGCCCGCGCCGCCGGCGCCAATGCCATGGGCGTGATCATGACCGGCATGGGAGACGATGGTGCCCGGGGAATGGAGGAAATGCATCAAGCGGGTGCCTTTACGCTCGCCCAGGACGAGGCATCATCCGTCGTATTCGGCATGCCAAAGGAAGCTATCGCGCGCGGCGGCGTTGACCGTATCGTGTCGCTTCAACAGATCGCACAGGAGATCATGGCAGCAGACCGGCGCCGGTGA
- a CDS encoding chemotaxis protein CheW, with protein sequence MAQKTEAQFVTFSLGEEIFAVPVEVVREILDHEDAFKIPHGPDYLLGLRDVRGQGVPVIDLRVRLGMTPTVKTSHTRILVLDVPVENRVLALGLVADRVYEVVPFLRDQIEEAPDIGIQWRSDYISGVVRRNGGFVVIIDLARLFSDSGSALATATRMQHVA encoded by the coding sequence ATGGCGCAGAAAACCGAAGCGCAGTTCGTAACCTTCAGTCTCGGCGAAGAAATCTTCGCCGTGCCTGTTGAAGTCGTCCGAGAAATCCTTGATCACGAGGATGCGTTCAAAATCCCCCATGGCCCTGACTATCTTCTGGGGCTCCGGGACGTGCGAGGTCAGGGTGTGCCCGTCATCGACCTTCGCGTTCGGCTCGGGATGACACCAACCGTCAAGACGTCCCATACACGTATCCTGGTTCTGGATGTTCCCGTCGAGAATCGCGTTCTCGCCCTCGGGCTGGTCGCGGACCGTGTTTACGAAGTCGTGCCATTCCTGCGAGATCAGATCGAAGAAGCGCCTGATATCGGGATTCAGTGGCGCTCCGACTATATTTCCGGCGTCGTGCGCCGCAATGGCGGCTTCGTCGTCATCATCGATCTTGCCCGGTTGTTCTCCGATAGCGGCAGCGCACTGGCGACTGCCACGCGCATGCAGCACGTAGCGTAA
- a CDS encoding ParA family protein produces MSVITFANTKGGAGKTTAVLLLATELAQMGHRVTVLDADPQYWMSRWYDLSQPVARLNVIPYVTQSSIDRHLQEARKKSDYVLIDLPGARSPLLAKAIGLSDHVLIPIQGCAMDAQGGAHVLELLQYLDDKLGLKVPHSVILTRVNSMVTTRALLAVKGLLAQKNVDVLNVPIIERSAFRDVFDCGGTLHTMDLGRISNLDKARENARLYAEDVMRRVARTQQAAKSRNAA; encoded by the coding sequence ATGTCCGTTATCACCTTTGCCAACACCAAGGGCGGCGCCGGTAAGACAACCGCCGTACTTTTGCTCGCTACAGAACTGGCACAGATGGGCCACCGGGTGACGGTTCTGGATGCCGATCCGCAGTACTGGATGTCGCGCTGGTACGATCTATCGCAGCCCGTCGCCCGCCTCAATGTCATCCCCTATGTCACGCAATCCTCGATCGACCGCCATCTGCAGGAAGCCCGGAAGAAATCGGACTATGTTCTGATCGATCTTCCCGGTGCACGCAGCCCGCTTCTTGCCAAGGCAATCGGGCTTTCCGATCATGTGCTGATACCAATCCAAGGGTGTGCGATGGATGCGCAGGGCGGCGCACATGTTCTTGAGTTGCTGCAATACCTCGATGACAAGCTCGGACTGAAGGTGCCCCATTCCGTGATCCTCACCCGGGTCAATTCGATGGTAACGACGCGTGCACTCCTGGCCGTCAAAGGACTATTGGCCCAGAAGAACGTGGATGTTCTCAACGTTCCGATCATAGAGCGGTCGGCTTTCCGCGACGTCTTCGATTGCGGCGGCACACTTCACACCATGGATCTTGGTCGGATCAGCAATCTGGACAAGGCACGTGAAAACGCTCGCCTCTATGCCGAGGATGTCATGCGGCGTGTTGCACGCACCCAACAGGCGGCAAAGTCACGCAACGCCGCCTGA